Proteins from a genomic interval of Musa acuminata AAA Group cultivar baxijiao chromosome BXJ1-9, Cavendish_Baxijiao_AAA, whole genome shotgun sequence:
- the LOC135592260 gene encoding beta-1,2-xylosyltransferase XYXT1-like — MGLNKTMVRNMSRIEARKLGLALLVGCCIVILTYFVSMSETTVDQQLSVAYRVGTVEVVDGKISLQKPERLRKAEGGHGNTAEEKIHRTNFSAISPVTAKEEKRESKKPKDEEILPPKREAERSQTMKPQVVEPICDFSDPRTEFCEMKGDVRIQGKSSSVVFVSPHQRSNEWKIMPYVRKQMGNVEKVSVRTASSPGGVPECTINRSVPAIVFALGGFTGNYYHDFTDVLLPLFLTARQFDGEVQFLITNIQVWWLHKYDPIIKRLTRYEFVDLDDSNQVLCHPHVMVGLRFHNDLTIQPARAPNGYSMLDFTAFLRSAYSLQKAHAISLREHPDRKPRLLLVARNGTRRFTNVPEIVQMAEGLNYEVVRADADFGDVAGFAGVVNSCDVIMGVHGAGLTNLVFLPTNAVLIQIVPCCELEGMATHTFGFPSMGAGLNYLEYNISVEESTLSEKYPREHPVFTDPQSLHKQGWFKMGKIYLVKQNVKLDVNRFRPFLVRAMDLLGR, encoded by the exons ATGGGGCTTAACAAGACCATGGTAAGGAACATGAGCCGGATCGAAGCGCGGAAGCTCGGCTTGGCGTTGCTGGTAGGATGCTGCATAGTCATATTGACATATTTCGTTTCCATGTCGGAGACCACCG TTGATCAGCAGCTTTCTGTAGCCTACAGGGTTGGCACTGTCGAGGTGGTGGACGGCAAAATTAGTCTACAGAAGCCAG AAAGATTAAGGAAAGCGGAGGGTGGACATGGAAATACTGCAGAGGAGAAGATCCACCGCACCAATTTTTCTGCTATTTCCCCCGTCACTGCCAAGGAAGAGAAAAGAGAGTCCAAGAAACCAA AAGATGAAGAGATTCTCCCTCCTAAAAGAGAGGCTGAAAGGTCTCAGACGATGAAGCCCCAAGTGGTGGAGCCGATATGCGATTTCTCGGATCCAAGAACGGAATTCTGTGAGATGAAAGGTGACGTTCGCATCCAAGGGAAGTCTTCCTCGGTGGTGTTTGTTTCTCCGCACCAGCGAAGCAACGAGTGGAAGATCATGCCTTACGTCCGAAAGCAAATGGGAAACGTGGAGAAAGTATCGGTTAGAACAGCGAGCAGCCCCGGAGGCGTCCCCGAATGCACCATCAATCGATCCGTCCCCGCCATCGTGTTTGCGCTGGGTGGATTCACGGGAAACTACTACCACGACTTCACCGATGTGCTGCTCCCTCTGTTCTTGACCGCACGGCAATTCGACGGAGAAGTCCAGTTTCTCATCACCAACATTCAAGTTTGGTGGCTCCACAAATACGATCCGATTATTAAGAGGCTCACGCGATACGAGTTCGTCGATCTCGACGACAGCAATCAGGTCCTCTGCCACCCACATGTGATGGTCGGCCTCCGCTTCCACAATGACTTGACGATCCAACCTGCACGAGCTCCCAACGGGTATTCTATGCTCGACTTCACCGCGTTTTTGAGGTCGGCTTACTCCCTGCAGAAAGCGCACGCCATCAGCTTGAGGGAACACCCCGACAGGAAGCCGAGGCTTCTCCTCGTAGCGAGGAACGGTACTCGAAGGTTCACCAACGTGCCGGAGATCGTCCAAATGGCGGAGGGGTTGAACTACGAGGTGGTGCGTGCGGACGCAGACTTCGGGGACGTGGCTGGGTTTGCCGGTGTGGTGAACTCTTGTGATGTGATCATGGGTGTGCACGGTGCCGGGCTCACCAACCTCGTGTTCCTGCCCACGAATGCGGTGCTCATCCAGATAGTGCCTTGCTGCGAGCTGGAGGGCATGGCCACGCACACCTTTGGATTCCCTTCCATGGGAGCCGGGCTGAACTACTTGGAGTACAACATCAGCGTGGAGGAGAGCACACTGTCAGAGAAGTATCCCAGAGAGCATCCCGTGTTTACGGACCCTCAGTCGCTCCACAAACAGGGATGGTTCAAGATGGGCAAGATCTACTTGGTTAAACAAAACGTAAAGCTCGATGTGAACAGGTTCAGGCCTTTCTTGGTGAGAGCCATGGACCTTCTCGGTCGCTAG
- the LOC135592261 gene encoding alpha-1,3-arabinosyltransferase XAT3-like translates to MAKGFRNLNRRAKPQKYGVALVAVFILVALTYVTRTRTTSMRFSLGGFVTPEKKPICDTSNRKSDICEADGDVRIMGKDTRMVFVAGGGGESWTIKPYARKWDAGSGARVREVTLKLVDGYAQDRRCSVNHTVPAMVFAIGGWTGNYFHDFVDVLVPLFETAYHFGGEVQFLIANLNRPWMDKYQLFLKKLSRYEIIEYDDDDAIRCFKHVTLGLRCTSAEDFQMEPSKSPHGYTMFDFAKFARGAFSLERDYASRMGEETDKKPRLMVITRATTRRFMNVEEIVRMAEEVGYEVVVTEGDPDVSKFSRIVNSCDVLMGVHGSALTNMVFLPTNAVVIQVVPWGNLDWIAGHYFRDPSDQMKLNYLEYSISEEETTLTELYPKEHAVFKDPMSLHPQNADWETFSRIFLKEQNVKLDVTRFRAYLERALRILRHRRGE, encoded by the exons ATGGCGAAGGGGTTCAGGAACCTTAACCGCCGAGCGAAGCCTCAGAAATATGGCGTGGCATTGGTTGCGGTATTCATTCTGGTGGCGCTGACCTACGTTACGAGGACGAGGACTACCAGCATGCGCTTCTCTCTTG GTGGATTTGTGACGCCTGAGAAGAAGCCCATTTGTGATACGTCCAACAGGAAATCCGACATCTGTGAAGCAGACGGCGATGTTAGAATCATGGGCAAAGATACCAGGATGGTGTTTGTCGCCGGAGGAGGAGGCGAATCGTGGACGATCAAGCCTTATGCTCGTAAATGGGACGCCGGATCGGGTGCTCGTGTTCGGGAGGTGACCTTGAAACTGGTCGATGGGTACGCCCAAGACAGGCGCTGCTCCGTCAACCACACCGTCCCTGCAATGGTTTTTGCGATTGGTGGATGGACCGGCAACTACTTCCACGACTTCGTCGACGTGCTTGTGCCTCTCTTCGAGACCGCCTACCACTTCGGCGGCGAGGTCCAGTTTCTCATAGCCAACCTGAACCGGCCATGGATGGACAAGTACCAACTCTTCTTAAAAAAGCTGTCTCGGTATGAAATCATCGagtacgacgacgacgacgccatCCGTTGCTTCAAGCATGTGACCCTGGGCCTGAGATGCACCAGCGCCGAGGACTTCCAAATGGAGCCCTCCAAATCGCCGCACGGGTACACCATGTTCGACTTCGCCAAGTTCGCCAGAGGCGCTTTCTCCCTCGAGAGAGACTACGCGTCGAGGATGGGTGAAGAGACCGATAAGAAGCCAAGGCTGATGGTCATAACCAGGGCCACGACACGAAGATTCATGAACGTGGAGGAGATTGTGAGGATGGCGGAAGAGGTGGGCTACGAAGTCGTGGTCACAGAGGGAGATCCTGACGTCTCCAAATTTTCGCGCATCGTCAACTCCTGCGACGTGTTGATGGGTGTTCACGGATCGGCGCTGACCAATATGGTGTTCCTGCCTACGAATGCTGTGGTGATCCAAGTAGTGCCATGGGGTAATCTGGACTGGATCGCCGGCCATTACTTCAGGGACCCATCCGACCAAATGAAGCTGAACTACCTGGAATACAGTATCAGCGAAGAGGAAACCACTCTCACGGAGCTGTACCCGAAAGAGCACGCGGTGTTCAAGGACCCCATGTCGCTGCATCCTCAGAACGCGGATTGGGAGACCTTCTCCAGGATCTTCCTCAAGGAGCAGAACGTGAAGCTTGATGTGACAAGGTTTAGGGCTTACCTGGAGCGTGCCCTTCGGATCCTCCGCCACCGGCGGGGAGAATGA